From a single Mycosarcoma maydis chromosome 2, whole genome shotgun sequence genomic region:
- a CDS encoding uncharacterized protein (related to carboxyphosphonoenolpyruvate phosphonomutase), with the protein MSSSSNETRASTATTPAARLRELLSQPSIVVAPGVFDGISARMALQAGHHALYQTGAGTSASRLSRADLGFLAMSDMIGAAGVSIMADPHMLTPVIADADTGFGGAPQVARTVQEYHRAGIAALHIEDQVQAKRCGHLDSKQIVSRSEFISRITAAVHARDSLRCAPLDRILIIARTDALAVEGLDEAIERLKLAQAAGADMGFLEGMRSNTQVSTAMCSLPDFPMLANCVTGGKSPLWTAKQAQQLGFKLAIFPCAGIFPAAKALLASYTHLIQNGIGIEAENDPAKSQVDLGGADPMGLRNFFRDMGLEHELQIDSLVASGASLGHV; encoded by the exons ATGTCCAGCAGTTCGAACGAAACACGCGCCTCGACCGCAACGACGCCAGCTGCGCGTCTTCGCGAACTTCTGTCGCAACCTTCGATTGTAGTCGCTCCTGGCGTGTTTGACGGCATCTCTGCACGAATGGCACTTCAAGCAGGCCATCATGCGCTGTACCAGACAGGCGCAGGGACGTCAGCTTCACGACTATCACGTGCTGATCTCGGCTTTCTAGCCATGTCAGATATGATCGGTGCTGCAGGTGTCTCGATTATGGCTGATCCGCACATGTTGACACCGGTCATAGCGGATGCTGATACTGGGTTTGGGGGTGCACCACAGGTG GCTCGAACGGTACAAGAGTATCACCGGGCCGGAATTGCCGCGCTACACATTGAGGATCAAGTGCAAGCGAAAAGGTGTGGACATCTTGATTCGAAGCAGATCGTATCGCGGTCCGAATTCATCTCTCGTATCACGGCAGCGGTTCACGCACGCGACTCTCTACGCTGTGCACCGTTGGATCGGATCCTCATCATCGCGCGCACCGACGCCCTCGCCGTCGAGGGTCTAGATGAAGCCATCGAGCGTCTCAAACTTGCGCAGGCCGCGGGTGCAGACATGGGCTTCCTCGAAGGCATGCGTTCCAACACCCAAGTGTCTACCGCTATGTGTTCGCTACCTGATTTTCCGATGTTGGCCAACTGCGTGACAGGTGGAAAAAGCCCGCTGTGGACAGCCAAGCAGGCACAGCAGTTGGGCTTCAAGCTTGCCATCTTCCCGTGTGCCGGCATTTTCCCCGCTGCAAAGGCACTGCTCGCCAGCTACACACATCTCATCCAGAACGGCATCGGAATTGAAGCCGAAAACGATCCGGCAAAGAGCCAGGTGGATTTGGGCGGAGCTGATCCGATGGGTCTGCGCAATTTCTTTAGGGATATGGGATTGGAACACGAACTGCAGATCGATAGTTTGGTGGCAAGCGGAGCATCACTTGGCCATGTATAG